One segment of Toxotes jaculatrix isolate fToxJac2 chromosome 8, fToxJac2.pri, whole genome shotgun sequence DNA contains the following:
- the mgat1a gene encoding LOW QUALITY PROTEIN: alpha-1,3-mannosyl-glycoprotein 2-beta-N-acetylglucosaminyltransferase a (The sequence of the model RefSeq protein was modified relative to this genomic sequence to represent the inferred CDS: inserted 2 bases in 1 codon; substituted 1 base at 1 genomic stop codon), translating into MLRKKGSLILCGTFLFITWNAILVHLLWGRPWPGQPDEPGQRHIDVAERPTNDVVGDVLRMADTLEAELELQKQILIQIQNHQSLWEPPKKNKPKAVVPPXPXVIPILVIACNRVTVRRSLDKLLQHRPSAELFPIIVSQDCGHAETAEVIRSYGNKVTHLKQPDLSDIAVRPEHKKFQGYYKISRHYRWALNQVFKTLSHSSVVIVEDDLEVAPDFFEYFRALLPLLKSDPSLWCVSAWNDNGRDGYVDPGKASLLYRTDFFPGLGWMLLREVWEELEPKWPASFWDDWMRQPEQRRNRACIRPEISRTFTFGRQGVSLGQFYDKYLRYIKLNTEFVPFNKLDLSYLKEETYRENFEKEVYSAPVVTYEDVKQGQLKGPGPFRLQYSSKDSFKVLAKNLGIMDDLKSGVPRTGYRGVVSFISRGRRIYLAPPPGWTQYDPTWS; encoded by the exons ATGCTCCGCAAGAAAGGTTCCCTCATTCTTTGTGGTACGTTCCTGTTTATCACCTGGAACGCCATACTGGTGCATCTGCTGTGGGGCAGACCCTGGCCTGGGCAGCCGGACGAGCCTGGCCAAAGGCACATCGACGTGGCTGAAAGGCCTACCAATGATGTGGTGGGAGATGTGCTCCGAATGGCAGACACGTTGGAAGCAGAGCTTGAACTGCAGAAACAAATCCTGATCCAGATCCAGAATCACCAGTCACTGTGGGAGccaccaaagaaaaacaaaccgaAGGCTGTAGTACCCCCCTGACC TGTCATTCCTATCCTGGTTATTGCCTGTAACAGGGTCACCGTGCGGCGCAGCTTGGACAAACTCCTGCAGCACCGTCCTTCAGCAGAGCTTTTCCCAATCATAGTGAGTCAGGACTGTGGACATGCTGAAACTGCTGAGGTGATTCGTTCTTATGGAAATAAAGTAACTCACCTGAAACAGCCAGACTTGTCAGACATCGCTGTGAGGCCAGAGCACAAGAAGTTTCAGGGTTACTACAAAATCTCCAGGCATTACCGCTGGGCTCTCAATCAAGTGTTCAAGACCCTTTCTCATTCCTCTGTTGTGATTGTTGAGGATGACTTGGAG GTGGCGCCAGACTTCTTTGAGTACTTCCGAGCTTTGCTGCCACTCCTGAAATCCGACCccagtctgtggtgtgtgtcagCCTGGAATGACAATGGCAGGGATGGCTACGTGGATCCTGGCAAGGCTAGCCTGCTCTACCGGACAGACTTCTTTCCTGGTCTGGGGTGGATGCTCCTCAGGGAGGTGTGGGAGGAGCTGGAGCCAAAGTGGCCCGCTTCATTCTGGGACGACTGGATGCGTCAGCCAGAGCAGCGCCGCAACCGTGCCTGTATCCGCCCAGAGATTTCACGGACTTTTACATTTGGCAGGCAAGGTGTGAGTCTGGGCCAGTTTTATGACAAGTACCTGCGTTATATTAAACTGAATACCGAATTTGTGCCTTTCAACAAATTAGACCTGAGTTACTTGAAGGAGGAGACGTACAGAGAAAATTTTGAGAAGGAAGTTTACAGTGCCCCTGTGGTTACATATGAAGATGTTAAGCAGGGTCAGCTAAAAGGACCCGGGCCCTTTCGCCTTCAGTACTCAAGTAAGGACAGTTTCAAAGTGTTGGCCAAAAACCTGGGAATCATGGATGACTTGAAGTCTGGAGTCCCAAGAACAGGATACAGAGGAGTTGTCAGTTTCATCTCAAGAGGAAGGAGAATCTATTTAGCCCCTCCTCCTGGATGGACCCAGTATGATCCCACCTGGAGCTGA
- the LOC121185470 gene encoding uncharacterized protein LOC121185470 has translation MASTPSASALSAVLRCRGNLWTRNPQTKRPPSSAYSLGLAGGALRDSPAERNRANQASVWEAFLRGERVVVGGRLTVEYKLCHVDGKILRKKDFREINNLYCSKLSYSSEDAHSAAPGVQNALVRQQTHKLTSDLPGIDKCSTTIQMNKYAARVCKMVSLKEVTEFPAGVLKVSITAPCFKENAGQSPSFVFTGWSALKSTCLSLTSLVSEFMFLRLAVLWRSSSSLACGDAPQHLLCQQHEKIIEVDALQADRQIHSPTALTSSKDNSGCEQKLTEDRPD, from the exons ATGGCTTCCACTCCCTCCGCCTCTGCCTTGTCTGCTGTTCTCCGGTGCCGGGGGAATCTCTGGACCAGAAATCCGCAGACCAAGCGGCCTCCCTCCTCGGCGTACAGCCTCGGACTGGCCGGCGGGGCGCTGCGCGACTCGCCGGCTGAGCGCAACCGGGCAAACCAAGCGTCAGTGTGGGAAGCTTTTCTGCGGGGAGAGCGTGTTGTGGTGGGAGGAAGACTGACCGTGGAGTATAAATTGTGCCATGTGGACGGtaaaattttaagaaaaaaagatttcaggGAAATTAATAACTTATATTGTTCAAAGCTTTCGTATTCCTCAGAGGACGCGCATTCAGCTGCGCCTGGTGTCCAAAACGCGCTGGTGCGTCAGCAGACTCACAAACTGACGTCTGACCTGCCCGGAATAGATAAATGCTCTACAACGAtccaaatgaataaatatgcaGCACGTGTTTGTAAAATGGTATCTCTTAAGGAAGTCACTGAGTTCCCGGCTGGCGTTTTGAAAGTGTCCATAACGGCCCCATGCTTTAAGGAAAATGCAGGACAATCACCGTCTTTCGTCTTCACGGGCTGGTCAGCGCTGAAGAGCACCTGCTTATCTTTGACCAGTCTGGTGTCAGAATTTATGTTCTTGAGGCTGGCCGTATTGTGGAGGTCAAGCAGCAGCCTGGCGTGTGGCGATGCGCCACAGCATCTGCTGTGCCAACAACACGAGAAAATCATCGAAGTCGATGCCCTGCAG GCAGATAGACAGATCCACAGTCCTACTGCCCTCACATCTTCCAAGGACAACTCCGGCTGTGAACAGAAGCTCACAGAGGACAGACCAGACTGA
- the rnf183 gene encoding E3 ubiquitin-protein ligase RNF183 has translation MSDGNERPQTDGSWSHSHGARQAPNVKPKLSQKERNSKEDHWKKEKTTKVRRSRSTDSERTERGRRRERDRHQGERRQRGRSEEARRRDRKEGESDRGKVRPPENDVEDTECAVCFCSYDNVFKTPKLLACGHTFCLECLARINVTSSELKTLSCPVCRELTELPHGQDLPRLGNNQDIIGKLPPDMQRALSIRFKRRKGKLVLKNPPPTSPTTSNTITLPKKSQDGQVTAGGDLHLHTMEQGIVPTTVVDVGRPPNRVRGRLRRLFRSDQCYYTVVASIITITVALMLVGILAFVIIPNVVIHRRPVQMVNQTVGNGDQFTRP, from the coding sequence ATGAGCGATGGCAATGAGAGGCCACAGACTGATGGAAGTTGGAGCCACAGCCACGGTGCCAGACAGGCCCCCAACGTCAAGCCCAAACTCAGccagaaagagaggaacagcAAGGAGGACCATTGGAAGAAGGAGAAGACCACAAAAGTGAGGCGATCCAGGAGTACTGACTCAGAGCGGacggaaagagggaggaggagagaaagagacaggcacCAGGGAGAAAGGAGGCAGCGTGGGAGGAGTGAGGAGGCCCGGAGACGAgacaggaaagagggggagagtgaCCGGGGAAAGGTGAGGCCCCCTGAAAATGATGTGGAAGACACTGAGTGCGCTGTGTGCTTCTGCTCCTATGATAATGTCTTCAAGACCCCAAAGTTGCTGGCGTGTGGGCACACCTTCTGTCTAGAGTGCCTTGCTCGCATCAACGTGACCTCCTCTGAGCTCAAGACTCTGTCATGCCCCGTGTGTCGTGAGCTGACTGAGCTCCCCCACGGCCAGGACCTGCCCCGCCTGGGAAACAATCAGGACATCATAGGCAAACTGCCACCAGACATGCAGAGGGCACTGTCCATCCGCTTTAAGCGCAGAAAGGGCAAACTGGTCCTGAAAAACCCTCCTCCCACCAGCCCCACCACATCTAACACCATCACCCTGCCTAAAAAGAGTCAGGATGGCCAGGTGACAGCAGGTGGTGACCTCCACTTGCACACAATGGAGCAGGGAATAGTGCCAACCACTGTGGTGGATGTAGGCAGGCCTCCAAACAGGGTAAGAGGGCGCCTGCGCAGGTTGTTCCGCTCGGACCAGTGCTACTACACCGTGGTGGcgtccatcatcaccatcactgtgGCGCTCATGCTGGTGGGGATTCTGGCCTTTGTGATCATACCAAATGTGGTCATTCACCGGAGGCCTGTTCAAATGGTAAACCAAACGGTAGGAAATGGAGATCAATTCACAAGACCCTGA